A genomic region of Luteibacter aegosomatissinici contains the following coding sequences:
- the fabR gene encoding HTH-type transcriptional repressor FabR, translated as MTSISLTSLTGVSADVPHVRKAAISRGDLLAATLKLIGPNRSLSTVSLREVAREAGIAPNSFYRQFRDMNELSVALIDLAGSSLRTIIGQARERATSTERSVIRVSVETFMEQLRADDKLLHVLLREGAVGSDDFKHAVERELTYFEDELRVDLIRLAAADNSTLYEPALVAKAITRLVFAMGATAMDQPPERDPELIEQISQMLRMIITGSHALNRTPPKA; from the coding sequence ATGACGTCCATCAGCCTCACCTCCCTCACTGGTGTCTCCGCCGACGTGCCACACGTCCGGAAGGCCGCGATTTCGCGGGGCGACCTGCTGGCCGCGACCCTGAAGCTGATCGGCCCCAACCGCAGCCTTTCCACGGTGAGCCTGCGTGAGGTGGCTCGCGAGGCCGGGATCGCCCCCAACAGCTTCTATCGCCAGTTCCGGGATATGAACGAGCTGTCGGTCGCCCTGATCGACCTGGCGGGCAGCTCCCTGCGCACGATCATCGGCCAGGCCCGCGAGCGGGCAACCTCCACGGAACGCAGCGTGATCCGGGTGTCGGTTGAGACCTTCATGGAGCAGCTGCGCGCCGACGACAAGCTGCTGCACGTGCTGCTGCGCGAGGGCGCAGTCGGTTCCGATGACTTCAAGCACGCGGTGGAGCGCGAGCTCACCTACTTCGAAGATGAGCTGCGCGTCGATCTGATTCGCCTGGCGGCGGCCGATAATTCAACGTTGTACGAGCCGGCGCTGGTGGCCAAAGCCATCACCCGCCTGGTGTTCGCCATGGGCGCTACGGCCATGGATCAGCCGCCCGAGCGCGACCCCGAACTCATCGAGCAGATCTCGCAGATGCTGCGCATGATCATCACCGGCTCGCACGCACTCAACCGCACGCCACCGAAAGCCTGA
- a CDS encoding YaeQ family protein, protein MALKSTVFKADLQVSDMDRHYYQGHALTIAQHPSETDERMMVRVLAFALNADEALVFGKGLSSEDEPDLWRKELTGEVDLWIELGQPDEQRIRRAAGRAKRVIIYTYNGRAVEPWWKKMSSAVARTKNVSVVDVSPATVEALAALTERTMQLQFMVQDGHAQVISGDAVIPIELTPLT, encoded by the coding sequence ATGGCTCTCAAATCCACGGTCTTCAAGGCCGACCTGCAGGTCAGCGACATGGACCGGCACTACTACCAGGGCCATGCCTTGACTATCGCCCAGCACCCGTCGGAAACCGACGAGCGGATGATGGTGCGGGTGCTCGCCTTCGCCCTGAATGCCGATGAGGCGCTGGTGTTCGGCAAGGGCCTGAGTTCGGAAGACGAGCCGGACCTGTGGCGGAAGGAGCTTACCGGCGAGGTGGATCTGTGGATCGAGCTCGGCCAGCCGGATGAGCAGCGGATCCGCCGGGCTGCCGGCCGTGCGAAGCGTGTGATTATTTACACCTACAACGGCCGCGCCGTTGAGCCATGGTGGAAGAAGATGTCGTCCGCCGTGGCGCGTACGAAGAACGTATCCGTGGTGGATGTATCGCCCGCCACCGTCGAAGCGCTGGCTGCCCTCACCGAACGCACCATGCAATTGCAGTTCATGGTGCAGGACGGTCACGCGCAGGTCATCAGCGGTGATGCGGTGATCCCCATCGAGCTAACGCCCCTGACATAA
- a CDS encoding DUF2231 domain-containing protein — translation MSYPPAPRRSAVANAIYGLLNPIPFGFFVAALVFDIMYAKSGTILWAKGAAWLVSIGLVFAIIPRLVNLTQVWITSRRISTGADHVDFWLNFVAIIAAIFNAFVHSRDAYAIIPGGVWLSALTVALIAIGHIIIAVRYSADREWIHG, via the coding sequence ATGAGCTATCCACCCGCACCACGTCGTTCCGCCGTGGCCAATGCCATTTATGGCCTGCTGAATCCCATCCCGTTTGGCTTCTTCGTCGCCGCGCTCGTCTTCGACATCATGTATGCGAAGAGCGGCACCATCCTGTGGGCGAAAGGCGCGGCCTGGCTGGTCTCGATCGGCCTGGTATTCGCGATCATTCCCCGGCTGGTGAACCTGACCCAGGTCTGGATCACGTCGCGCCGGATCAGCACCGGTGCGGATCACGTCGATTTCTGGCTGAACTTCGTGGCCATCATTGCCGCGATCTTCAACGCCTTCGTCCATAGCCGCGATGCCTACGCGATCATCCCCGGCGGCGTATGGCTGTCGGCCCTTACCGTGGCGCTCATTGCCATCGGCCACATCATCATCGCCGTGCGCTACTCCGCGGACCGGGAGTGGATCCATGGCTAA
- a CDS encoding PQQ-dependent sugar dehydrogenase: MAKHLYRSALAMACVALLGACSEKASLDASQQSGGDPTLPKAQRFLVPPMQVPDFAGWQNGAMPTVAPGLKIEKIAGDLKHPRQLLTLPNGDVLVVESNGPGEEALTTPKQLIAGIVKNQSGKGAKGGNRITLLRKGSGSGEWEKHTFIENLHSPFGVQLIGNTLYVANTDAIVKFPYEEGQTEIKTPGVEFTDLPSTVNHHWTKALQANADGTKLYVGVGSNSNITENGMEVEYRRADVLEVDVASGGSRIYASGIRNPTGLQWDATTNKLWAIANERDEIGADLVPDYMTTVTEGAFYGWPYGYYGQNVDTRVMPQRPDMVAKAIKPDYALGSHVAALGLLLSQKNALPAQYQNGAFVSEHGSWDRSPLSGYAVVFVAFQDGKPVGKPETLVSGFYSKDEKLLYGAPVGVVFDKDGALLIADDVGNTVWRVTAAQ; this comes from the coding sequence ATGGCTAAGCATCTCTACCGCAGCGCGCTGGCCATGGCCTGCGTGGCGCTGCTCGGCGCCTGCAGTGAAAAGGCCTCGCTGGATGCCTCCCAGCAATCCGGCGGCGACCCGACGCTGCCCAAGGCGCAGCGCTTTCTTGTTCCGCCCATGCAGGTACCTGATTTCGCCGGCTGGCAGAACGGCGCCATGCCTACGGTGGCGCCGGGCCTGAAGATCGAGAAGATCGCCGGCGACCTGAAGCACCCGCGTCAGTTGCTCACGCTGCCCAATGGCGATGTGCTTGTCGTCGAATCGAATGGCCCGGGCGAAGAAGCCCTGACCACGCCGAAGCAGCTCATCGCGGGCATCGTGAAGAACCAGTCGGGCAAGGGCGCCAAGGGTGGCAACCGCATCACCCTGCTGCGCAAGGGCAGCGGTAGTGGTGAGTGGGAGAAACACACCTTCATCGAGAACCTGCATTCGCCGTTTGGCGTGCAGCTGATCGGCAATACGCTGTATGTCGCCAACACCGATGCCATCGTGAAGTTTCCCTACGAGGAAGGCCAGACGGAGATCAAAACGCCGGGCGTGGAATTCACCGACCTGCCTTCCACCGTGAACCACCACTGGACCAAGGCGCTGCAGGCGAACGCGGACGGGACCAAGCTGTACGTCGGTGTCGGTTCGAACAGCAACATCACCGAGAACGGCATGGAAGTGGAGTACCGCCGTGCCGACGTGCTTGAGGTGGATGTCGCGTCCGGCGGCAGCCGCATCTACGCGTCGGGCATCCGCAACCCCACGGGGCTGCAGTGGGATGCGACCACGAACAAGCTCTGGGCCATCGCCAACGAGCGCGACGAGATCGGTGCGGACCTGGTGCCCGATTACATGACCACGGTGACCGAGGGTGCCTTCTACGGCTGGCCCTACGGCTACTACGGCCAGAACGTGGATACCCGCGTGATGCCGCAGCGCCCGGATATGGTGGCCAAGGCGATCAAGCCCGATTACGCGCTGGGCTCGCATGTCGCGGCGCTGGGCCTGCTTCTGTCGCAGAAGAATGCGCTACCGGCCCAGTATCAGAACGGCGCCTTCGTTAGCGAGCACGGTAGCTGGGATCGTTCGCCGCTAAGTGGCTATGCCGTGGTGTTCGTCGCCTTCCAGGATGGCAAGCCGGTCGGTAAGCCCGAAACGCTGGTGAGCGGTTTCTACTCGAAGGACGAGAAGCTGCTTTACGGCGCGCCGGTCGGCGTGGTGTTCGACAAGGATGGCGCGCTGCTGATTGCCGATGACGTGGGCAATACGGTGTGGCGCGTGACCGCCGCGCAGTAA
- a CDS encoding alpha/beta hydrolase produces the protein MSQFDTLIEGRYPLALRLHVPEGAKRLLVMLHGVGGNEGNLATLAEQAPGDMAVALVRGPLVIGPGQFAWFRVSFTPQGPRIMPEEAERSRQLLIATMDQLRAELQPAAGATTVAGFSQGGIMSASVALTSPTTTASFAILAGRILPEIAPLIAPHASLRSTRGFVGHGRFDQKLPVAWAERSRKLLEQLEVAHDVRLYPTEHVLGAEMAGDFWRWVGG, from the coding sequence ATGAGCCAATTCGATACGTTGATCGAGGGCCGTTACCCTCTCGCGCTACGCCTGCACGTACCGGAAGGCGCGAAGCGGCTGCTGGTAATGCTCCATGGCGTGGGCGGCAACGAAGGCAACCTTGCCACCCTGGCCGAGCAGGCGCCCGGCGATATGGCGGTCGCCTTGGTGCGGGGACCGTTGGTGATCGGGCCCGGCCAGTTCGCGTGGTTTCGTGTGTCGTTTACGCCACAAGGCCCACGCATCATGCCTGAAGAGGCGGAGCGGTCCAGGCAGTTGCTGATCGCGACCATGGATCAACTGCGTGCCGAACTGCAGCCCGCGGCCGGCGCGACGACCGTTGCCGGTTTCAGCCAGGGCGGGATCATGAGCGCGAGCGTGGCGCTGACCTCACCCACAACGACCGCTTCGTTCGCCATTCTTGCCGGCCGCATTCTTCCGGAGATTGCGCCATTGATCGCACCGCATGCTTCGTTGCGGTCAACGCGAGGCTTCGTCGGACATGGGCGGTTTGATCAGAAGCTGCCCGTAGCCTGGGCGGAGCGATCGCGCAAGCTCCTCGAGCAGCTGGAGGTGGCGCACGATGTGCGGCTTTACCCGACGGAGCATGTGTTGGGGGCGGAGATGGCGGGGGATTTTTGGCGGTGGGTGGGGGGATGA
- a CDS encoding dioxygenase family protein translates to MSLAPVLFISHGAPTFALDPGVLGPNLQRIGAHLEGIRAVLVVSPHWQAPGLRVMTGERPATLHDFGGFPEPLYRLQYPAPGAPDVARETAEVLRAAGLTVTEDAARPYDHGAWVPLRFLLPNADIPVFQLAMPADLDTRGALALGKALRPLRERGVLVVGSGSLTHNLYEIQRTSDSVPYAAAFAEWATRAVLARDEQALVDYRQIAPAAERAHPTEEHYLPLLVAMGASSDDDKPSLVPGGMTYGVLSMDSYAWGVA, encoded by the coding sequence ATGTCATTGGCACCTGTTCTGTTTATTTCGCATGGGGCGCCTACGTTTGCGCTGGACCCGGGCGTGCTTGGCCCGAACCTGCAGCGGATTGGCGCGCATCTGGAAGGCATTCGTGCAGTGCTGGTGGTTTCGCCGCATTGGCAGGCGCCGGGGCTGCGCGTGATGACCGGCGAGCGGCCCGCGACGCTGCACGACTTTGGCGGCTTCCCTGAGCCGCTCTACCGGCTGCAATACCCGGCGCCGGGTGCACCGGACGTGGCGCGCGAAACGGCCGAGGTCCTGCGCGCCGCGGGCCTCACGGTCACCGAAGATGCCGCTCGACCGTACGACCACGGCGCGTGGGTGCCGCTGCGGTTCCTCCTGCCCAACGCCGACATCCCGGTGTTTCAGTTGGCCATGCCAGCCGACCTCGACACCCGTGGTGCATTGGCGCTGGGCAAGGCGCTGCGCCCGTTGCGCGAGCGCGGCGTGCTCGTGGTTGGCTCTGGCAGCCTCACGCACAACCTCTACGAGATTCAGCGCACGAGCGATTCGGTGCCGTACGCCGCGGCGTTTGCCGAGTGGGCAACGCGCGCCGTGCTGGCCCGTGACGAGCAGGCCCTCGTTGACTATCGCCAGATCGCCCCGGCTGCCGAGCGTGCCCACCCCACGGAAGAACACTACCTGCCGCTGCTCGTTGCCATGGGCGCAAGCAGCGATGACGACAAGCCTTCGCTGGTGCCCGGCGGCATGACGTATGGCGTGCTGTCCATGGACTCATACGCGTGGGGTGTCGCATGA
- a CDS encoding LysR family transcriptional regulator: MDKVQEMTSFVAVVDAGSFVGAAEAIGATKAAISRHVADLERRLGVRLLHRTTRRLSLTEEGRTFYSRSRELLAGIAEAEAELSASSTEPTGLLRITAPLTFGVLHLAPLWARFTAEHAQVSLDITLSDRVVDLVEEGFDLAVRISRLPNSTLVSRQLGVTRMLLCASPAYLATHGTPRTPAELATHAVLAYSYWPDDWQFTTADGRIERVTVKPFMRSNNGDTSRVAALAGQGITLQPDFIVGDDVREGRLVHLLPTHDAGTIGIHAVYASRKHLPVKVRRMVDFLAEAFDGVRWS, from the coding sequence ATGGACAAAGTCCAGGAAATGACCAGCTTCGTCGCCGTCGTCGATGCGGGCAGCTTCGTCGGTGCTGCCGAGGCCATCGGTGCAACCAAGGCGGCGATCTCACGCCATGTGGCCGACCTGGAGCGCCGCCTGGGCGTCCGCTTGCTGCACCGGACCACCCGCCGCCTGTCGCTCACCGAGGAAGGGCGCACCTTCTACAGCCGCTCGCGTGAGCTGCTGGCCGGCATCGCCGAGGCCGAGGCCGAGCTCAGTGCGAGCAGCACCGAACCCACCGGTCTCCTGCGCATCACGGCACCCCTTACGTTTGGCGTGCTGCACCTGGCGCCGCTATGGGCTCGCTTCACGGCGGAGCACGCGCAGGTATCGCTCGACATCACCTTGTCCGATCGCGTCGTGGACCTGGTGGAGGAGGGCTTTGACCTGGCCGTGCGCATCTCGCGTTTGCCGAACTCCACGCTGGTGAGTCGGCAGTTAGGTGTGACCCGGATGTTGCTGTGCGCATCGCCGGCGTATCTCGCGACGCATGGCACGCCGCGCACGCCCGCCGAACTCGCCACACACGCAGTGCTGGCGTACAGCTACTGGCCCGACGACTGGCAGTTCACCACCGCCGACGGGCGCATTGAGCGCGTCACGGTGAAACCCTTCATGCGCAGCAATAATGGCGATACCTCACGCGTGGCGGCGCTGGCAGGGCAAGGCATCACGCTACAGCCGGATTTCATCGTGGGCGATGATGTTCGTGAAGGGCGCCTTGTCCACCTGCTGCCCACGCACGATGCGGGGACGATTGGCATCCACGCGGTGTACGCCTCGCGCAAACACCTGCCGGTGAAGGTACGGCGCATGGTCGATTTCCTGGCAGAAGCCTTCGATGGGGTTCGCTGGAGCTAG
- a CDS encoding DMT family transporter, with protein MNEGKASAGAVVALGATVVIWAFSWIVMKLVLRYAGPFDFSALRYSIGAVLLFVVLVVMRRPLAPPPLGGTIVTGLAQTAAFQGLGQMALTSGGTGHVVLLAYAMPFWAVLLAWALLGERPLPRHWLGLGLAAIGLTCVIAPWHGLGNPASTLMALVGGMCWALGTVTSKRMFQRHQPDPLTFTAWQMAFGAAGLAIVAFVIPQRAIDWTPAFIAGLAYSVILATSLAWTLWLLVVRRLPTAVASVSSLGVPVLSVLMAWAVLGETPKPSEWLGMAFIVAGLLAVSGVTLRRRA; from the coding sequence ATGAACGAAGGCAAGGCATCGGCGGGCGCGGTGGTCGCGTTGGGCGCCACGGTCGTCATATGGGCATTCAGCTGGATCGTGATGAAGCTGGTGCTTCGCTACGCCGGGCCGTTCGATTTTTCCGCCTTGCGCTACAGCATCGGCGCCGTGCTGTTGTTCGTCGTGCTGGTGGTGATGCGGCGTCCACTCGCCCCGCCGCCGCTCGGTGGCACCATCGTCACCGGCCTGGCGCAAACGGCGGCGTTCCAGGGACTGGGGCAGATGGCACTCACCTCCGGCGGCACGGGCCACGTCGTGCTGCTGGCCTACGCCATGCCGTTCTGGGCCGTACTGCTTGCCTGGGCGCTGCTCGGCGAACGGCCGCTACCAAGGCACTGGCTGGGACTCGGCCTCGCTGCGATCGGCCTCACCTGCGTCATCGCCCCGTGGCACGGCCTCGGCAACCCCGCCAGCACGCTCATGGCCCTGGTGGGCGGCATGTGTTGGGCACTCGGCACCGTCACCAGCAAGCGCATGTTCCAGCGCCACCAGCCCGATCCGCTCACCTTTACCGCGTGGCAGATGGCGTTCGGTGCGGCTGGGCTGGCGATCGTCGCCTTTGTCATTCCGCAGCGCGCCATCGACTGGACCCCGGCGTTCATTGCAGGCCTCGCCTACTCCGTCATCCTGGCTACCAGCCTGGCGTGGACGTTGTGGCTGCTAGTGGTGCGCAGGCTCCCGACCGCGGTCGCGTCGGTGTCATCGTTGGGCGTGCCCGTACTGAGCGTGCTGATGGCGTGGGCCGTACTCGGTGAAACGCCCAAGCCCAGCGAATGGCTGGGCATGGCCTTCATCGTGGCCGGGCTCCTCGCGGTCAGCGGTGTGACGCTGCGTCGCCGGGCCTAG
- a CDS encoding LysR family transcriptional regulator: MRPLPTELLRTFVVVAQSGGFTAAAEELCLSQSTISQHVRRLEDLTGSPLFERDTRNVRLSPSGEALQHYALRILQLMDEAMTAVCGPPLDGTVRLGLPEDFASSRLAAALASFIRRNPAVDLAIKTGLSGDLFRELDEGKHDLVFAKRLQGSGRGTLVRSEPLYWCGSANTPLRDTQSPLPLALHPPPSITRERIFAALDSAKISYRLAVVSSSVMVIQAAVEAGLGIGAFTGYAIPAGIVKLERDLPDLGVMEYVIDRQRAPTPAMTALEHVLIDAAGNL; encoded by the coding sequence ATGCGCCCGCTACCGACCGAATTGCTCCGCACCTTCGTCGTTGTCGCGCAAAGCGGCGGGTTTACCGCGGCGGCCGAGGAGCTGTGCCTGTCGCAATCGACCATCAGCCAGCATGTGCGGCGGCTGGAAGACCTGACCGGTTCACCGCTGTTCGAGCGGGATACCCGCAATGTGCGTCTCTCCCCATCGGGCGAAGCCCTGCAACATTACGCATTGCGCATCCTCCAGCTAATGGACGAAGCGATGACCGCCGTGTGTGGGCCACCGCTGGATGGAACGGTGCGCCTGGGGCTGCCGGAGGATTTCGCCTCGTCACGGCTCGCAGCAGCACTGGCGAGCTTCATAAGACGCAACCCTGCTGTCGACCTGGCCATCAAGACGGGGTTGAGCGGCGATCTGTTTCGCGAGCTCGATGAAGGCAAGCACGATCTGGTCTTCGCCAAACGCCTGCAAGGCAGCGGCCGCGGAACGCTGGTGCGCTCCGAACCGCTGTATTGGTGCGGCAGTGCGAATACACCCCTGCGCGATACCCAATCACCGCTTCCGCTGGCCTTGCATCCGCCGCCGAGCATCACCCGGGAGCGCATCTTTGCAGCACTCGACAGCGCGAAAATTTCCTATCGCCTCGCCGTGGTCAGCAGCAGCGTCATGGTGATCCAGGCGGCCGTGGAAGCCGGACTGGGCATCGGCGCGTTCACCGGCTACGCCATCCCCGCGGGGATCGTAAAGCTCGAACGCGACCTGCCCGATCTCGGCGTCATGGAATACGTCATCGACCGGCAACGTGCACCGACGCCTGCCATGACAGCGCTGGAGCATGTGCTGATCGATGCCGCCGGCAATCTGTAA